The following are encoded in a window of Vigna unguiculata cultivar IT97K-499-35 chromosome 8, ASM411807v1, whole genome shotgun sequence genomic DNA:
- the LOC114194683 gene encoding probable disease resistance protein At4g33300 — translation MALNDFFAGEIATELLKMLISISRKSLLCRASADQLISYIHELLPTIEEIKYSGVELPALRQSQLHRLSELLRSGVELSHKVLASSRWNVYRNLHLAKKMDKLEKTVSKFLLGPMQAHIMADVHHTRFEMAERFDRVDNSVRRLEQYFGNIKIGVGGGGWVEEAVRSVDENVVDGSSAVGLGFGKIKVREMLVGREDLWVVGISGIGGSGKTTLAREVCKDDQVRCYFRERILFLTVSQSPNVEQLRTKIWGYIMGNERLDSNYVVPQWVPQFECKIEAARTLIVLDDVWTLSVVEQLVCRIPGCKFLVVSRTKFQTLVSYEVELLSEEDALSLFCHHAFGQKSIPSAANESLVKQVVTECGRLPLALKVIGASLRDQPEMFWLSVKNRLSQGQSIGESHEINLIERMGISINYLPEKVKECFLDLCSFPEDKKIPLDVLINMWVEIHDIPETEAYAIVVELSNKNLLTLMKEHRAGGMYSSCFEISVTQHDILRNLAINLSNRASINERRRLVMPKRENTIPKEWLRYKHKPFEAQIVSVHTGEMKDVDWCNMEFPKAEVLIINFTSTEYFLPQFINRMPNLRALIIINYSATYACLHNISVFKNLPNLRSLWLEKVSTPELSGTVLENLGKLFIVLCKINNSLVEKEVDLAKVFPNLFDLTLDHCDDLTQLPSSICGMKSLQNLSLTNCHNLNQLPLELGKLRSLEILRLYACPELKTVPNSICEMMRLKYIDISQCVNLRCFPEEIGKVVSLEKIDMRECSMIRNVPKSALSLQSLRLVICDEEVSGIWKEVEKAKPNVHIQVSEQHFDLDWLKE, via the exons ATGGCCCTCAACGACTTCTTCGCCGGCGAGATCGCGACGGAGCTTCTCAAAATGCTCATCAGCATCTCCCGGAAGTCGCTCCTCTGCCGTGCCAGCGCCGACCAACTCATCTCGTACATCCACGAGCTCCTCCCCACCATCGAGGAGATAAAGTACTCCGGCGTCGAGCTCCCCGCCCTGCGCCAGTCCCAGCTCCACCGTCTCTCGGAGCTTCTCCGGTCCGGCGTCGAGCTCTCCCACAAGGTCCTGGCCTCCAGCCGCTGGAACGTGTACCGCAACCTCCACCTCGCCAAGAAGATGGACAAGCTCGAGAAGACCGTTTCCAAGTTCCTCCTCGGCCCCATGCAGGCCCACATCATGGCCGACGTCCACCACACGCGCTTCGAGATGGCGGAGCGCTTCGACCGCGTTGACAACTCCGTCCGCCGCCTCGAGCAGTACTTCGGGAACATTAAGATTGGCGTCGGCGGCGGCGGCTGGGTTGAGGAGGCTGTTAGGAGCGTGGACGAGAATGTTGTTGACGGCAGCTCCGCCGTGGGGTTGGGGTTCGGGAAGATTAAGGTAAGGGAGATGCTTGTCGGAAGGGAGGATCTCTGGGTTGTCGGGATTTCTGGGATTGGCGGCTCCGGGAAGACCACTCTCGCTAGAGAGGTCTGCAAAGATGACCAAGTTAGAT GTTATTTCAGGGAGAGGATTTTGTTCCTGACTGTGTCTCAGTCTCCAAACGTGGAGCAACTAAGAACGAAGATTTGGGGGTACATTATGGGAAATGAGAGATTGGATTCGAACTATGTGGTTCCACAGTGGGTGCCACAGTTTGAGTGCAAAATTGAAGCAGCTCGAACTCTGATTGTGTTGGATGATGTGTGGACACTCTCTGTGGTGGAGCAGCTTGTGTGCAGAATACCTGGTTGCAAGTTTCTTGTGGTGTCCAGAACGAAATTCCAAACGTTGGTGAGTTATGAAGTGGAATTGCTGAGTGAAGAGGATGCCTTGTCTCTGTTCTGTCACCATGCTTTTGGACAGAAATCAATCCCTTCAGCTGCTAATGAGAGTTTGGTGAAGCAG GTTGTCACTGAGTGTGGAAGGCTTCCTTTGGCTCTTAAGGTGATTGGAGCTTCTTTGCGAGATCAACCTGAGATGTTTTGGTTAAGCGTTAAGAACAGGTTATCTCAAGGCCAAAGCATTGGTGAATCCCACGAAATCAATCTGATTGAAAGAATGGGAATCAGTATCAATTACCTTCCAGAAAAGGTCAAGGAATGCTTCTTGGACCTGTGTTCATTTCCTGAGGATAAAAAAATCCCTTTGGATGTACTCATCAACATGTGGGTGGAAATCCATGACATTCCTGAAACAGAAGCTTATGCCATTGTTGTTGAACTCTCCAACAAAAATCTTCTCACCTTAATGAAAGAACATCG TGCAGGGGGCATGTATAGCAGCTGCTTTGAGATATCAGTTACTCAACATGATATACTGAGAAACCTAGCCATTAATCTGAGCAACCGTGCTAGCATTAATGAACGCAGGCGATTAGTAATgccaaaaagagaaaacacaatTCCTAAAGAGTGGTTGAGATACAAACACAAACCATTTGAGGCTCAGATTGTTTCAGTTCATACAG GTGAAATGAAAGATGTGGACTGGTGTAATATGGAGTTTCCAAAAGCAGAAGTTTTGATCATTAATTTCACATCCACCGAGTACTTCTTACCTCAGTTCATCAACAGAATGCCAAATTTGAGAGCACTGATAATAATAAACTACAGTGCAACATATGCTTGCCTTCACAACATTTCAGTTTTCAAGAACTTGCCCAACTTGAGGAGCCTCTGGCTTGAAAAAGTTTCCACCCCAGAATTATCAGGCACTGTGTTGGAAAACTTGGGAAAACTTTTTATTGTCCTCTGCAAGATTAACAACAGTTTGGTTGAAAAAGAGGTAGATTTAGCCAAAGTCTTCCCAAACCTCTTTGACCTCACTCTTGATCATTGTGATGATCTAACCCAATTGCCCTCAAGCATCTGTGGAATGAAATCACTTCAAAACTTGAGTCTCACCAACTGCCACAATCTGAATCAATTGCCTCTTGAACTAGGGAAACTAAGATCTCTAGAGATTCTTCGTTTATATGCTTGCCCTGAACTGAAAACAGTGCCTAATAGCATATGTGAGATGATGAGATTGAAGTATATTGACATTTCTCAATGTGTGAACCTGAGATGTTTCCCTGAAGAGATTGGTAAAGTAGTGAGCTTGGAGAAGATTGATATGAGGGAATGTTCTATGATCAGAAATGTACCAAAGTCTGCATTGTCGTTGCAGTCTCTGCGACTTGTAATTTGTGACGAAGAGGTTTCTGGGATTTGGAAAGAGGTTGAGAAGGCGAAGCCTAATGTGCACATTCAAGTATCAGAACAGCACTTTGACTTGGACTGGCTTAAAGAATGA
- the LOC114193279 gene encoding protein OSB1, mitochondrial-like: MKTKPFIFTKHYSIPSIFSRYFPFSSHNRHSFDDPVAGCSAVYRHALQFQRPATIRWSPRLENTASFIGSVTRKPARVNSKTGDFGAYTVLKVPTSNQPNSSFIWVLLMMWNSVAELAVEHLKPNDFIYASGSLGSYTKPDAGGIPRLNYKVDVKEFKFVTQRSGYQGHKKLESAKANVGMQNNQNRLHLWQVFFSNPNEWWDQRKRKLNPKQPDFKHKDTGEVLWLSTYDPPWVRRQLQLLDSKVAGGPVGPHHSHVSNWVYDD, from the exons ATGAAAACAAAGCCGTTCATCTTCACGAAACATTATTCAATTCCATCGATATTTTCACGATATTTTCCCTTCTCCAGTCACAATCGTCATTCCTTCGACGACCCCGTTGCGGGATGCAGCGCCGTTTATCGTCACGCGCTCCAATTCCAGCGTCCCGCCACTATTCGGTGGAGCCCGCGCCTGGAGAACACCGCCAGCTTCATCGGCTCTGTCACGCGCAAGCCGGCGCGTGTTAACTCAAAAACCGGTGACTTCGGAGCTTACACTGTGCTCAAGGTTCCAACATCCAACCAACCTAATAGCTCCTTTATCTG GGTGCTTCTGATGATGTGGAACAGTGTGGCAGAACTTGCAGTGGAACACTTGAAAccaaatgattttatttatgctTCAGGTTCTTTGGGGTCTTACACTAAACCTGATGCCGGTGGAATCCCTCGGTTGAATTACAag GTAGATGTGAAGGAGTTCAAGTTTGTTACTCAAAGGTCTGGTTATCAAGGCCACAAGAAGTTGGAATCCGCTAAAG CAAATGTTGGCATGCAAAATAATCAAAATCGGCTTCACCTCTGGCAAGTGTTTTTTTCCAATCCAAATGAGTGGTGGGATCAAAGAAAGCGCAAGTTAAATCCAAAACAGCCTGATTTTAAGCACAAGGATACTGGTGAAGTTCTGTGGCTAAGTACATATGATCCTCCATGGGTTAGAAGACAACTCCAATTGCTAGACTCAAAAGTGGCAGGAGGACCAGTCGGTCCTCATCATTCTCATGTCTCAAACTGGGTTTACGATGATTAG